TTGCAGAATGAGTCAAAGGTACAGACTATAAAAGACGGATGTCTGTATTTCGGATTTTTTTCAAACACCAACAAATACAGCACCGAAAAAAAGAAAATAGCTACATTAAACTATACTTACAGTGGCAGCGGAATAAGGACAATTTCCTTAGTTGAATCAAAAATTGTAATAGTTGATAAAACAGGTAAAACAAACGGAGATACCTCATCAAGCCCGTTTACCGTTTCAATAACCCGACAAGGAACATCCGGCGGCGGTGGTGGCAGTTCTTCAAGCGGAGGAAGTATAAAGGAACCGGATATAATCATACCCATTCCTGACACGTCAAAAACCTATTCAGACAAAAAATTTGCGGATATAAACGGTCATTGGGCGAAAAACGATATTTACAGCGGCGTAAAGAACGGTTTGTTCGCAGGCATATCGGATACGATTTTCGATCCCGACGGAACTGTTACAAGAGCAATGGCGGTTACCGTTCTCGGTAGGTTTTCAAAAGATAATACAGAGAGTGCAGTATCGGCTTTTACCGATGTTACGGCAGATAAATACTATGCAAACTATGTTTCATGGGGTGCGGAAAACGGTGTTGTAAAAGGTATTTCCGAAACAGAATTTGCCCCCGAAAGTGCAGTTACTCGTGAACAGATGTCGGCAATGATTGTACGCTATCTGAATTACGAAGAGATCCCTTTACCGACCGGCAGCGAGAAAATAAAAGAACATAGCGATTATGAGCAAATTTCGGATTACGCAAAAGAAGATATGGCAATCTGTTATGAAATGGGACTGATAAAGGGGCATGACAGCGGACTTATCGAACCAAACGGAAATTTAACCCGTGCGCAGCTTGCTTCGATTATGGCAAGAATTTCAACTTATTTTAAAAATACAAAATAAAATTTAATAAAACTCTTGACAAAAAGATATAACACTGTTATTATGAATATAACAGTGTTATATTTTGCTTTGCGGAGGACTGAAAATGAATAGAAACGAAAATAATACGCTTGATGATATTCTGTCGGCTGCAAAAGCTGAATTTTCCGAAAAAGGCTTTCAATCGGCATCACTGCGCAGAATCGTAAAAAATGCCGACGTGACAACGGGTGCATTTTACGGTTATTTTAAGAGCAAAGAAGAATTGTTTGACGCACTTGTCGGCGAGCAATATGACACGCTTATGGGTATGTTTTGTGAAACGCAAAATGCTTTTACAAGGCTTTCACCGAAGGAACAGGCACAGCAAATGGGCGAGCTTTCCGGCGAGGGAATGATAAAAATGATGAATTATTGCTATGCCAATAAAGATGAATTTAAACTTATTCTCTGCTCCTCTGACGGCACAAAATATGAAAATATAATTCACGATATGGCGGAAATCGAAGTTGACGCCACGCATAAGTTTGCAAAAACAATGGAACAGCTCGGCTATCCGAAATACAATGTTGACAAAACACTTGAGCATATATTGGCAAGCGGATTGTTTTCGGCATTTTTTGAAGTGATTATTCACGATATTCCGCACGAAAATGCGGCAGAATATCTTGAGGAGCTCAAAGCGTTCTATACTGCCGGCTGGAAAAAAATTATGGGATTTTAATCCCTATATTTTTTGAATATATGTTAGGTTAAACTAACTATAAGACAACATAAAACAAATCAATGCAAGGAGGAATTGTTTTGAAAAAACAATCAAATTTATCACGGCTTTTATCTTATGCCGGCGGACACAAGTATTTTACTTATGTTTCGTGGATTTTATCTGCCGTATGCGCACTGACTGCACTTGTGCCATTTTGGTACATTTGGAAAATTATCAACGAGGTATTGAAAGCCTCGCCGAATTTCGGCAGTGCGCAAAATCTTACGCATTACGGCATAATGGCAATGGCTTATGCGATTATATCGTATTTAATCTATATCGGCGCACTGCTCTGCTCGCACCTTGCGGCATTTCGCATTGCGGCAAATATGCGTATTGACATAACCGAGCATATTGCAAAGCTGCCCATCGGCTTTACCGACAGTTTCGGCAGCGGAAAGCTGCGCAAAATTATAAACGACTCCACTGCGGCGACCGAAACCTATCTTGCACATCAGCTGCCGGATAAATATGCGGCAATGGCGACACCTGTCGGACTGCTTGCACTGTTGCTTGTTTTTGATTGGCGGCTCGGACTTTTGAGCTTGGTGCCTGTTGCCGTTGGATTTGCTGTTATGTCCGCAATGACGGGAAAGCGAATGGAAGAAAAAATGCGGCAGTACGGCAATGCGCTTGCGGCAATGTCTAATGAGGCGGTTGAATATGTGCGAGGTATTCCTGTTGTGAAAACATTTGGTCAATCGGTGTTTTCCTTCAAAAAATTCAAAGCCACGATTGACGAATACAAGAAGTGGGTTCTTGCTTACACAAAGGATATGCGGCTGCCGATGATGCTCTACACTGCGGCGATAAACGGTGTGTTTGCGTTTTTAATACTCGGTGCGTTTTGGTTTACAAACGGCACTGTTACAAGCGAATTTTTCGTAAATCTATTGTTCTACATAATCATAACGCCTGTTATATCGGTCACGCTCACTAAAATTATGTATATGAGCGAGGAGGGTATGGTTATCAGCGACGCTATCGAAAGAATTGACAGCGTGCTTAATGCCGAGCCTATGAGCGTCGGAAACAATTCGCATAAACCTAAAAGCGCATCTGTTGAACTTGAAAGCGTTCATTTCAGCTATGATGGTAAAAAAGAGGTTATTTCGGATATATCGCTGAAAATAAAATGCGGACAGACGGTTGCATTTGTCGGTCCGTCCGGCGGCGGAAAATCAACGCTTGCAAGCCTTATTTCAAGATTTTTTGATGTAAATTCGGGAAGTATCAAAATAGGCGGTGTTGATGTTCGTGATATTCCCAAGGACGAACTTATGAACACGGTTTCATTTGTGTTCCAAAACAGCAAGCTCATCAAAGCGTCCATTCTCGATAATGTTAAAATGGGCAAATCCAATGCCACGGATGAAGAAGTTTTAAATGCGCTTAGGGCTGCGCAGTGTATGGATATTATCGAAAAATTCCCCGACGGTGTCAATACCGTTATCGGAAGTCGAGGAGTTTATCTTTCCGGCGGTGAAATGCAGAGAATTGCCATTGCCCGTGCAGTGCTGAAAAACGCTCCGATTATAATTTTGGACGAGGCGACCGCCTTTGCGGATCCCGATAATGAGGTAAAAGTACAGAAAGCTTTTGCAAAGCTTTCCGAGGGTAAAACGGTTATTATGATTGCACACAGGCTTTCAACTGTTCGGAATGTGGATTGCATTTATGTAATTTCGGACGGAAAGATTGTGGAATACGGAAACAGAGCGGAACTCATAGAAAAGAAAGGCATGTTCTATAAAATGCAAAATGACTATCAATCATCCGTTGGCTGGAAAGTATCAAACGAAACGGAGGAATCGAGAAATGATTAAGCTTATACAAAAAGCCACGGCATCGTCAAAAGACGGTGCGGTAGGGTTAATAAAAGGCATTATCGCCTGCGCCTTTCAGAATATGG
The window above is part of the Hominilimicola fabiformis genome. Proteins encoded here:
- a CDS encoding TetR/AcrR family transcriptional regulator; translation: MNRNENNTLDDILSAAKAEFSEKGFQSASLRRIVKNADVTTGAFYGYFKSKEELFDALVGEQYDTLMGMFCETQNAFTRLSPKEQAQQMGELSGEGMIKMMNYCYANKDEFKLILCSSDGTKYENIIHDMAEIEVDATHKFAKTMEQLGYPKYNVDKTLEHILASGLFSAFFEVIIHDIPHENAAEYLEELKAFYTAGWKKIMGF
- a CDS encoding ABC transporter ATP-binding protein — encoded protein: MKKQSNLSRLLSYAGGHKYFTYVSWILSAVCALTALVPFWYIWKIINEVLKASPNFGSAQNLTHYGIMAMAYAIISYLIYIGALLCSHLAAFRIAANMRIDITEHIAKLPIGFTDSFGSGKLRKIINDSTAATETYLAHQLPDKYAAMATPVGLLALLLVFDWRLGLLSLVPVAVGFAVMSAMTGKRMEEKMRQYGNALAAMSNEAVEYVRGIPVVKTFGQSVFSFKKFKATIDEYKKWVLAYTKDMRLPMMLYTAAINGVFAFLILGAFWFTNGTVTSEFFVNLLFYIIITPVISVTLTKIMYMSEEGMVISDAIERIDSVLNAEPMSVGNNSHKPKSASVELESVHFSYDGKKEVISDISLKIKCGQTVAFVGPSGGGKSTLASLISRFFDVNSGSIKIGGVDVRDIPKDELMNTVSFVFQNSKLIKASILDNVKMGKSNATDEEVLNALRAAQCMDIIEKFPDGVNTVIGSRGVYLSGGEMQRIAIARAVLKNAPIIILDEATAFADPDNEVKVQKAFAKLSEGKTVIMIAHRLSTVRNVDCIYVISDGKIVEYGNRAELIEKKGMFYKMQNDYQSSVGWKVSNETEESRND
- a CDS encoding S-layer homology domain-containing protein produces the protein MNKIAKKLFSAAVIVCLSISSVAAYAAQITPSSTSITLGKNDKEISFDIFLEADSAYAGAEFGIKPSQSDVEFKSLVLSDELQNESKVQTIKDGCLYFGFFSNTNKYSTEKKKIATLNYTYSGSGIRTISLVESKIVIVDKTGKTNGDTSSSPFTVSITRQGTSGGGGGSSSSGGSIKEPDIIIPIPDTSKTYSDKKFADINGHWAKNDIYSGVKNGLFAGISDTIFDPDGTVTRAMAVTVLGRFSKDNTESAVSAFTDVTADKYYANYVSWGAENGVVKGISETEFAPESAVTREQMSAMIVRYLNYEEIPLPTGSEKIKEHSDYEQISDYAKEDMAICYEMGLIKGHDSGLIEPNGNLTRAQLASIMARISTYFKNTK